The following proteins come from a genomic window of Hymenobacter canadensis:
- the ccoG gene encoding cytochrome c oxidase accessory protein CcoG yields the protein MPATQFKPDDSYRDSLSTIDAAGKRVWLYPKQPAGRLYSYRKWLSYGFLALLFAGPWLRINGLPVLLLNLPARKFIIFGQIFWPQDFFLLLVATLTFLVFIIVFTVVYGRVFCGWVCPQTIFLEMVFRRIEYWLEGDAPQQKALDRRALDWDKLWRKTTKHVLFLAVSFVIANTFLAYIIGTEELTRIVTDPPAAHLGGLASLTLFTGVFYAVFARFREQVCTIVCPYGRLQGVLLDKNSLVVAYDYQRGEPREKLRKAQARTAGDCIDCHQCVQVCPTGIDIRNGATQLECTNCTACIDACNAIMLQVNLPQGLIRAASVNGIANGTKFRFTGRVKALSGVLLLLLAALTGLLATRENVAATVLRTPGQLYQKTAAGTITNLYNISVINKTNHAYPITLRVLEPAQGRIALVGGRPLTLPAQGITEGVFFAELPRTALHRTNQTLRIGLFSGQQLVAETSTKFLGPVQ from the coding sequence ATGCCCGCCACTCAGTTCAAGCCCGACGACTCGTACCGCGACTCGCTTTCGACGATAGATGCGGCCGGCAAACGGGTGTGGCTCTACCCCAAGCAGCCCGCCGGCCGCCTGTATAGCTACCGCAAATGGCTCAGCTACGGGTTTCTGGCGCTGCTGTTTGCCGGGCCGTGGCTGCGTATCAACGGGCTGCCGGTACTGCTGCTCAACCTGCCGGCCCGGAAGTTCATCATCTTCGGCCAGATCTTTTGGCCTCAGGATTTCTTCCTGCTGCTAGTAGCCACGCTCACGTTTCTGGTGTTCATCATCGTCTTCACGGTGGTGTACGGGCGGGTGTTCTGCGGCTGGGTTTGCCCGCAGACCATCTTTTTGGAGATGGTATTCCGGCGCATCGAATACTGGCTGGAAGGTGACGCACCCCAGCAGAAAGCCCTCGACCGCCGCGCACTGGACTGGGACAAGCTCTGGCGCAAAACCACCAAGCACGTGCTGTTTCTGGCCGTGTCGTTCGTCATTGCCAACACGTTTCTGGCCTACATCATCGGCACCGAAGAGCTGACGCGGATTGTCACCGACCCACCGGCGGCGCACCTGGGCGGGCTGGCCTCGCTCACGCTGTTCACGGGCGTGTTTTACGCGGTGTTTGCACGCTTCCGGGAGCAGGTGTGCACCATTGTGTGCCCCTACGGCCGTCTGCAAGGCGTATTGCTCGACAAAAACAGCCTGGTAGTGGCCTACGACTACCAGCGGGGCGAGCCGCGCGAAAAGCTACGCAAAGCCCAGGCCCGTACCGCCGGCGACTGCATCGACTGCCACCAGTGCGTGCAGGTCTGCCCCACCGGCATCGACATCCGCAACGGCGCCACCCAGCTGGAGTGCACCAACTGCACCGCCTGCATCGACGCCTGCAACGCCATCATGCTGCAGGTAAATCTGCCCCAGGGCCTGATCAGGGCCGCCTCGGTCAATGGCATTGCCAACGGTACGAAGTTCCGGTTTACGGGCCGGGTGAAAGCGCTGTCGGGGGTACTGCTGCTGCTGCTGGCGGCACTTACGGGCCTGCTGGCAACCCGGGAGAACGTGGCTGCCACGGTGTTGCGCACGCCGGGGCAGCTGTATCAGAAAACGGCCGCCGGCACCATCACCAACCTCTACAACATCTCGGTCATCAACAAAACCAACCACGCCTACCCCATCACGCTGCGGGTGCTGGAGCCGGCGCAGGGCCGCATTGCGCTGGTGGGCGGGCGGCCGCTCACGCTGCCGGCGCAGGGCATCACGGAGGGCGTGTTTTTCGCCGAGCTGCCCCGCACGGCGCTGCACCGCACCAACCAGACGCTGCGCATCGGGCTGTTCAGCGGCCAGCAGCTGGTCGCCGAAACCTCCACCAAATTCCTCGGGCCGGTGCAGTAG
- a CDS encoding M23 family metallopeptidase, with product MKHWLLPLLLIGLFLGLPGQLLAQRRKAPEPKAKAGSAGKRSDFFRIKSPTIRYVRPDTTILIQTEELPDEGSDAAKSIFFNPAKKLSIVSEDTSTLNEGGQHIVEMKEEVQIDSSWIQVAGYYAIWDTHNINPYRVDGRRIRDTLNLKLTEPERQRYAKMPLVKTPMTSDFGFRGYRWHYGVDLDLETGDSVKAAFDGVVRIVKWDGSGYGNYVLIRHYNGIETLYGHMQKSLVTPGTFVKAGELIGRGGSTGRSSGSHLHYEVRYEGNPIDPEQMYDFPDYRLIKDNFQITSGLFAYYSKSLKYRGGSVPGAATRSASASSSKPTQARRIVSHKIRSGDTLSEIADKYGVSQAQIRRLNGGTAVLRVGRTLRIK from the coding sequence GTGAAACACTGGCTGCTGCCGCTGCTACTGATCGGGCTGTTCCTTGGCTTGCCCGGCCAGCTGCTTGCCCAGCGCCGCAAAGCGCCGGAGCCGAAGGCGAAAGCCGGCTCTGCGGGCAAGCGGAGCGACTTTTTCCGGATTAAGTCGCCCACCATCCGCTACGTGCGGCCCGATACCACCATCCTGATTCAGACGGAAGAGCTGCCCGACGAGGGCTCCGATGCCGCCAAATCCATCTTCTTCAACCCGGCCAAAAAGCTGTCTATCGTGAGTGAGGATACCTCCACGCTCAACGAAGGCGGGCAGCACATTGTGGAGATGAAGGAAGAGGTGCAGATTGACTCTTCCTGGATTCAGGTGGCCGGTTATTACGCCATCTGGGATACCCACAACATCAATCCCTACCGGGTAGATGGCCGCCGCATCAGAGACACGCTCAACCTGAAACTCACGGAGCCGGAGCGCCAGCGCTACGCCAAAATGCCGCTGGTGAAAACGCCCATGACGTCGGATTTCGGCTTCCGGGGCTACCGCTGGCACTACGGCGTGGATCTGGACCTGGAAACCGGCGACTCAGTGAAGGCGGCTTTCGACGGGGTGGTGCGCATTGTGAAGTGGGACGGCTCGGGCTACGGCAACTACGTGCTCATCCGCCACTACAACGGCATCGAAACCCTCTACGGCCACATGCAGAAGTCGCTCGTGACGCCGGGCACCTTCGTGAAGGCCGGGGAGCTGATTGGCCGGGGCGGCAGCACGGGCCGCAGCAGCGGCTCGCACCTGCACTACGAGGTGCGCTACGAGGGCAACCCCATCGACCCGGAGCAGATGTACGACTTCCCGGATTACCGCCTCATCAAAGACAACTTCCAGATTACCTCCGGCCTGTTTGCTTACTACAGCAAGTCGCTGAAGTACCGGGGCGGGAGCGTGCCGGGGGCGGCTACACGCAGCGCCAGTGCCAGCAGCAGCAAGCCTACCCAGGCCCGCCGCATAGTGTCGCACAAAATCCGTAGTGGCGATACGCTCTCGGAAATTGCCGATAAGTACGGCGTGTCGCAGGCCCAGATCCGGCGCCTGAACGGTGGCACCGCCGTGCTGCGCGTAGGCCGGACGCTGCGGATCAAGTAA
- a CDS encoding universal stress protein: MNTLLVPLDHTASAEHLLAYANKLAVRWPAEIVLLYCQTPAADAASPAADLTAEEQRLRSLVERLRYQQLTRQDGRRIRYHYRVLSGCLHDHIAAEVARCAAQLVVMSLEHVDCGRQEAPGNHAAAIADLIACPVLVVPPGRRSLPSRLVFSADFSTLPLHTLPRLSALAEAFPGTLDLVQFYAPTDRRQRLPLKQAQTRALRQLTWPNVQTHLLEDEAPLEGVSEFCARQQAQLLIVAPASRAELLHYFDACYTTTQAYHTRIPVLVLRSAGTPAQAVCCGKCAERLTHDDGAVAALSHFHPTYHA; the protein is encoded by the coding sequence ATGAACACACTCCTTGTTCCCCTCGACCACACGGCTTCGGCCGAACACCTGCTCGCCTACGCCAACAAGCTGGCCGTGCGCTGGCCGGCCGAAATCGTGCTGCTCTACTGCCAGACCCCAGCGGCCGATGCGGCCTCCCCCGCCGCCGACTTGACCGCGGAAGAGCAGCGTCTGCGCAGCCTCGTGGAGCGCCTGCGCTACCAGCAGCTCACCCGCCAGGACGGCCGCCGCATCCGCTACCACTACCGCGTGCTCAGCGGCTGCCTCCATGACCACATAGCCGCCGAAGTAGCCCGCTGCGCCGCCCAGCTGGTGGTGATGAGCCTGGAGCACGTCGACTGCGGCCGGCAGGAAGCGCCCGGCAACCACGCCGCCGCCATTGCCGACCTCATTGCCTGCCCCGTGCTGGTGGTGCCGCCGGGCCGCCGGTCGTTGCCCAGCCGGCTGGTGTTCAGCGCCGACTTCAGCACACTGCCACTCCACACCCTTCCCCGGCTGTCGGCCCTGGCCGAGGCCTTCCCCGGCACCCTGGATCTGGTGCAGTTCTACGCACCTACTGACCGCCGGCAGCGTCTACCGCTCAAGCAAGCCCAGACCCGCGCCCTGCGCCAGCTGACCTGGCCCAACGTACAAACCCACCTGCTCGAGGATGAGGCGCCGCTGGAAGGTGTGAGCGAGTTTTGCGCCCGCCAGCAGGCCCAGCTGCTAATAGTAGCGCCTGCCAGCCGCGCCGAGCTGCTGCACTACTTCGATGCCTGCTACACCACCACGCAGGCCTACCACACGCGCATTCCGGTGCTGGTGCTGCGTAGCGCCGGCACGCCCGCGCAGGCGGTATGCTGCGGTAAGTGCGCCGAGCGGCTAACGCACGATGACGGTGCGGTGGCGGCCCTCAGCCACTTCCACCCCACTTACCACGCGTAG
- a CDS encoding sulfite exporter TauE/SafE family protein — MLWAGFVFGLLGSFHCVGMCGAIALALPGQAGGRPGQYVGGRLLYNLGRTTTYATLGAAAGLLGQGLRLAGWQQSLSVASGLLILLLVAVPERYTGRFAALVGLNRPLNWVKTALASQFQRASWGALFTTGLLNGLLPCGMVYLALAGALSAPGVAGAAAYMACFGLGTLPLMLGLSLSGRIVPLAWRIGMRRVVPYAASVLAVLFIMRGLGLGIPYLSPRLSAAASAAVARPVTPPTVHYCH; from the coding sequence ATGCTCTGGGCCGGTTTCGTTTTTGGGTTGCTGGGCAGCTTCCACTGCGTGGGCATGTGCGGGGCCATTGCGCTAGCACTACCGGGCCAAGCCGGCGGCCGGCCGGGGCAGTATGTGGGTGGGCGGCTGCTCTACAACCTGGGGCGCACTACCACCTACGCCACGCTGGGGGCGGCGGCCGGCCTGCTGGGCCAGGGCCTGCGGCTGGCCGGCTGGCAGCAAAGCCTGTCCGTGGCCTCGGGCCTGCTGATTCTGCTGCTGGTGGCGGTGCCGGAGCGCTACACCGGCCGCTTCGCCGCCTTGGTTGGCCTGAACCGGCCGCTGAACTGGGTGAAAACGGCCCTAGCGTCGCAGTTTCAGCGGGCATCCTGGGGAGCACTGTTCACCACGGGCCTGCTCAACGGGCTGCTGCCCTGCGGTATGGTGTATCTGGCGCTGGCCGGAGCCCTGAGCGCGCCGGGCGTGGCCGGGGCCGCCGCCTACATGGCCTGCTTCGGGCTGGGCACCCTGCCGCTGATGCTGGGTTTGAGTTTGAGCGGCCGCATAGTGCCGCTGGCCTGGCGCATCGGTATGCGGCGGGTGGTGCCCTACGCCGCCTCGGTGCTGGCGGTGCTGTTCATCATGCGCGGGCTGGGGCTGGGCATTCCGTACCTGAGCCCGCGCCTGAGCGCTGCCGCTTCGGCCGCAGTAGCCCGGCCGGTTACGCCACCTACCGTTCATTATTGCCATTAA
- the ccoS gene encoding cbb3-type cytochrome oxidase assembly protein CcoS, translating to MTIIFLLIGISLLVALTFLGAFFWAVRSGQYEDDYTPAVRMLFEDEIEQETPAP from the coding sequence ATGACCATCATTTTCCTGCTTATCGGCATCAGTCTGCTGGTGGCGCTTACGTTTCTGGGCGCGTTTTTCTGGGCGGTGCGCTCGGGCCAGTACGAGGACGACTACACGCCGGCCGTGCGCATGCTGTTCGAGGACGAAATCGAGCAGGAAACGCCCGCGCCCTAG
- a CDS encoding FixH family protein produces the protein MTSLPANRTFWPYAIVAVFLLFAGYIGYMVQQAMRTPVDLVSPDYYKQELVYQQRLESVARTAALPAPVELRYEVAAHRLLLQLPAALAAQGARGTLHFFRPSNQQLDFTLPLQLVAGRQQLSTARMQPGYWRIRLDFTAGGQAYFLEKTLVL, from the coding sequence ATGACTTCTCTTCCCGCCAACCGTACTTTCTGGCCCTACGCCATCGTGGCCGTGTTCCTGCTGTTTGCGGGCTACATCGGCTACATGGTGCAGCAGGCCATGCGCACCCCCGTCGATCTGGTCAGCCCCGACTACTACAAGCAGGAGCTGGTGTATCAGCAGCGGCTGGAGTCGGTGGCACGCACGGCGGCGCTGCCGGCGCCGGTGGAGCTGCGCTACGAAGTGGCCGCGCACCGCCTGCTGCTGCAGCTGCCCGCAGCCCTGGCGGCGCAGGGGGCACGGGGCACGCTGCACTTTTTCCGCCCTTCCAACCAGCAGCTCGATTTCACGCTGCCGCTGCAGCTGGTGGCGGGCCGGCAGCAGCTCAGCACGGCCCGCATGCAGCCCGGCTACTGGCGCATCCGCCTCGATTTTACGGCCGGCGGACAGGCCTACTTCCTCGAAAAAACGCTGGTTCTATAA
- a CDS encoding cbb3-type cytochrome c oxidase N-terminal domain-containing protein, producing the protein MLTKRTVLLSILGLLIGYAAAGQSAAAAPAAATTALTGQQVLFWVLLGLLGLLLIVLLLTLVGVVVQMKPQLRQLYELPTVHDTWSGQVLGLLVGDARLVQGEVRDELMDHEYDGIHEFDNDLPPWWKYGFYLTILIAIGYVGYYHVLQAGPLQTAEYAVEMQQAALFVPVGSDDPNQVTTYQVLTASADLGSGKDLFQTNCAACHGTSGEGKVGPNLTDEFWLHGGEVNHVYKTIKFGVNGKGMVAWKGKLSSKQMLQVSSYVLSLQGTKPANAKEPQGEKEATTKTVAGL; encoded by the coding sequence ATGCTAACCAAACGAACTGTGCTGCTGAGCATCTTGGGGTTGCTGATCGGCTACGCGGCCGCGGGCCAGTCCGCGGCGGCCGCCCCAGCCGCGGCCACTACGGCCCTTACCGGGCAGCAGGTGCTGTTCTGGGTGCTGCTGGGCTTGCTGGGTCTTTTGCTGATAGTGCTGCTGCTCACGCTGGTGGGCGTGGTGGTGCAGATGAAGCCCCAGCTGCGCCAGCTCTACGAACTCCCAACCGTGCACGACACCTGGAGCGGCCAGGTGCTGGGCCTGCTGGTGGGCGACGCCCGCCTGGTGCAGGGCGAGGTGCGCGACGAACTGATGGACCACGAGTACGACGGCATCCACGAGTTCGACAACGACCTGCCGCCGTGGTGGAAATACGGCTTCTACCTCACCATTCTCATTGCCATCGGCTACGTGGGCTACTACCACGTGCTGCAGGCCGGGCCGCTACAAACCGCCGAATACGCCGTGGAAATGCAGCAGGCGGCCCTGTTCGTGCCCGTCGGCTCCGATGACCCCAACCAGGTCACCACCTACCAGGTACTCACGGCCTCCGCCGACCTAGGCAGCGGCAAAGACCTGTTCCAAACCAACTGCGCGGCCTGCCACGGAACCAGCGGCGAGGGCAAAGTCGGCCCGAACCTGACCGACGAGTTCTGGCTGCACGGCGGCGAGGTGAACCACGTCTACAAAACCATCAAGTTCGGGGTGAACGGAAAGGGCATGGTGGCCTGGAAAGGCAAGCTCTCCAGCAAGCAGATGCTGCAGGTGAGCTCCTACGTGCTGAGCCTACAGGGAACCAAACCCGCCAATGCCAAGGAGCCGCAGGGCGAGAAAGAGGCCACTACTAAGACCGTGGCCGGGCTGTAA
- the ccoN gene encoding cytochrome-c oxidase, cbb3-type subunit I has translation MQVEPLLPAAAPQTPPAPRPPAPAVDTFFYDNKIVRDFGIATVIWGIIGMLVGVLAAFELARPEVNMGTAYTTFGRIRPLHTNAVIFAFVGNGIFTGVYYSLQRLCKARMFSDVLSKVHFWGWQLIIVSAVATLPLGITTSKEYAELEWPIDIAITLVWVVFGWNMFGTIARRRERHLYVGIWFYIATFITVAVLHIVNSMAVPVSLFKSYSMYAGVQDALVQWWYGHNAVAFFLTTPYLGLMYYFVPKAAERPVYSYRLSIVHFWSLIFIYIWAGPHHLLYTALPDWAQSLGVAFSIMLIAPSWGGMINGLLTLRGAWDKVREEPVLKFFVVAITAYGMATFEGPMLSLKNVNAIAHFTDWIVAHVHVGALGWNGFLTFGMLYWLWPRLYRTPLYSKKLATTHFWLGTLGILFYAIPMYWAGFTQGLMWKQFNAEGMLQYPNFLETVIQLVPMYYLRGIGGVLYLSGVFLLMYNLYKTAQAGSLLANEKAQAPALLPEAQDPHVQSGHWHRWLERRPFQLAVGATVAIAIGGAVEMIPTFLVKSNVPTIASVKPYRPLELQGRDLYIKEGCSNCHTQMVRPFRSETERYGEYSKAGEYVYDRPFLWGSKRTGPDLQREGQKYPNSWHYNHMMDPTSMSPGSIMPPYPWLFENTIDYSTLPAKIRVLQGLGTPYPAGFDQQAVADAQQQAQGIVANLKKEDIELKSDREIVALIAYLQRLGTDIKVQPAQAAEAAAQ, from the coding sequence ATGCAAGTCGAACCCCTACTCCCGGCCGCGGCCCCGCAAACGCCGCCGGCCCCGAGGCCGCCCGCGCCGGCCGTCGACACGTTTTTCTACGACAACAAGATTGTCCGCGACTTTGGTATTGCCACCGTCATCTGGGGCATTATCGGGATGCTGGTGGGCGTGCTGGCCGCGTTTGAGCTAGCCAGGCCCGAGGTGAACATGGGCACGGCTTACACCACCTTCGGGCGCATCCGGCCGCTGCATACCAACGCCGTCATTTTCGCATTCGTCGGCAACGGCATTTTTACCGGCGTCTACTACTCGCTGCAGCGGCTGTGCAAAGCCCGCATGTTTTCGGATGTACTCAGCAAGGTGCATTTCTGGGGCTGGCAGCTGATAATCGTGTCGGCCGTGGCCACGCTGCCACTGGGCATCACCACCAGCAAGGAATACGCCGAGCTGGAGTGGCCCATTGACATTGCTATTACACTGGTGTGGGTGGTGTTCGGCTGGAACATGTTCGGCACCATTGCCCGGCGCCGCGAGCGGCACCTGTACGTGGGCATCTGGTTCTACATTGCCACCTTCATTACGGTGGCCGTGCTGCACATCGTCAACTCGATGGCGGTGCCGGTGAGTTTGTTCAAAAGCTACTCCATGTACGCCGGCGTGCAGGATGCGCTGGTGCAGTGGTGGTACGGGCACAACGCGGTGGCCTTCTTCCTGACCACGCCCTACCTGGGGCTGATGTACTACTTCGTGCCCAAAGCCGCCGAGCGGCCGGTGTATTCCTACCGGCTCAGCATCGTGCACTTCTGGTCGCTGATCTTCATTTACATCTGGGCCGGGCCGCACCATTTGCTGTACACGGCCCTGCCCGACTGGGCCCAGAGTTTGGGCGTGGCCTTCAGCATCATGCTGATTGCGCCCAGCTGGGGCGGCATGATCAACGGGCTGCTGACGCTGCGCGGCGCCTGGGACAAGGTGCGCGAGGAGCCGGTGCTTAAGTTCTTCGTGGTGGCCATCACGGCCTACGGCATGGCCACTTTCGAGGGCCCGATGCTGAGCCTCAAGAACGTGAATGCCATTGCCCACTTCACCGACTGGATTGTGGCCCACGTGCACGTGGGGGCTTTGGGCTGGAACGGCTTCCTCACCTTCGGGATGCTGTACTGGCTGTGGCCGCGCCTCTACCGCACGCCGCTGTACTCCAAAAAACTGGCCACCACGCACTTCTGGCTGGGCACGCTGGGCATCCTGTTCTACGCCATTCCCATGTACTGGGCCGGCTTCACGCAGGGCCTGATGTGGAAGCAGTTCAATGCCGAGGGCATGCTGCAGTACCCCAACTTCCTGGAAACCGTGATTCAGCTGGTGCCCATGTACTACCTGCGCGGCATTGGCGGGGTGCTTTACCTGAGCGGCGTGTTTCTGCTGATGTACAACCTCTACAAAACGGCGCAGGCCGGCTCGCTGCTGGCCAACGAAAAGGCCCAGGCCCCTGCCCTGCTGCCCGAAGCCCAGGACCCGCACGTGCAGTCCGGGCACTGGCACCGCTGGCTGGAGCGCCGTCCGTTTCAGCTGGCTGTGGGCGCCACGGTGGCCATTGCCATCGGCGGGGCGGTGGAGATGATTCCGACTTTTCTGGTGAAGTCCAACGTGCCCACCATTGCCTCGGTGAAGCCCTACCGGCCGCTGGAGCTGCAGGGCCGCGACCTGTACATCAAGGAAGGCTGCTCCAACTGCCACACCCAGATGGTGCGCCCGTTCCGGTCGGAAACCGAGCGCTACGGCGAGTACAGCAAAGCCGGCGAGTACGTCTACGACCGGCCCTTCCTGTGGGGCAGCAAGCGCACCGGCCCCGACTTGCAGCGCGAGGGCCAGAAGTACCCCAACTCCTGGCACTACAACCACATGATGGACCCCACCAGCATGTCGCCGGGCTCCATCATGCCGCCCTACCCGTGGCTGTTTGAAAACACCATCGACTACAGCACGCTGCCGGCCAAAATCCGGGTGCTGCAGGGCCTGGGAACTCCCTACCCCGCCGGCTTCGACCAGCAAGCCGTGGCCGACGCCCAGCAGCAGGCGCAAGGCATCGTGGCCAACCTGAAAAAGGAAGACATCGAGCTGAAATCAGACCGGGAAATCGTGGCCCTGATTGCCTACCTGCAGCGCCTGGGCACCGACATTAAGGTGCAGCCGGCGCAGGCCGCCGAAGCCGCAGCGCAGTAG
- the bshB1 gene encoding bacillithiol biosynthesis deacetylase BshB1, which yields MKLDILAFGAHPDDVEMSAAGTLLGAAAAGKKIGIVDFTRGELGTRGTPAIRAEEAEAASRILGLHARENLGLPDGFFRNDREHQLPLIAALRRYQPDVVLCNAIHDRHPDHGRGAQLASDSCFLSGLRMIETLGDDGQPQLPWRPRLVYHYIQDRQIPADFVVDITAHWPNKWASIQAYHTQFFNPDLNQPQTYLSSREFGNFMEARAREFGHLIGVEFGEGFTRQRPVGVREITELI from the coding sequence ATGAAACTAGATATCCTGGCTTTCGGGGCGCACCCCGACGATGTAGAAATGTCAGCGGCCGGTACGCTTCTGGGCGCAGCGGCGGCCGGCAAGAAAATCGGCATCGTGGACTTTACCCGGGGTGAGCTGGGCACGCGCGGTACCCCGGCCATCCGGGCCGAGGAGGCTGAGGCGGCCAGCCGCATTCTGGGGCTGCACGCCCGCGAAAACCTGGGCCTGCCCGATGGTTTCTTCCGCAACGACCGGGAGCATCAGCTGCCGCTTATTGCGGCCCTGCGGCGCTACCAGCCCGACGTGGTACTCTGCAACGCCATACACGACCGCCACCCCGACCACGGCCGCGGGGCGCAGCTGGCCTCAGATTCCTGCTTCCTGAGTGGCCTGCGCATGATTGAAACCCTTGGCGACGATGGCCAGCCCCAGCTGCCCTGGCGGCCGCGTCTGGTGTATCACTACATCCAGGACCGCCAGATTCCGGCCGATTTCGTGGTGGATATTACGGCCCACTGGCCGAATAAATGGGCGTCCATTCAGGCGTATCATACCCAATTTTTCAACCCCGACCTCAACCAGCCGCAGACGTACCTTTCCAGCCGGGAGTTCGGCAATTTTATGGAGGCGCGCGCCCGGGAGTTCGGGCATCTGATTGGGGTGGAGTTTGGCGAAGGCTTCACCCGGCAGCGGCCCGTAGGAGTGCGCGAAATTACGGAGCTGATTTAG